A portion of the Bacillus thuringiensis genome contains these proteins:
- a CDS encoding sugar-binding transcriptional regulator yields MKGMKSMSQLNFEENLLTKVAWYYYKDQLTQQEIASLLHISRNKVVRLLDKARSEGIVTFHVKGTGLHCLSIERDLMKKFHLKDAFIIPTPIDNYATSLGKAAAQYLETHLQQGDLLGIGWGETISKMLENIHFESSINLSFVTLTGGVNHYLPRKQNYLHYMQGDLHIIPTPFLASSTEMAQSILSEPSVKDMLHVASLAHTAVVGIGGLSQDATIVKEEKLTLREMTYIRSQNGAGDILGQFYNTNGELLELSHHNRLIGTPLTILRSMKHVIGVAGGTQKIDAIYGALKGRFIHTLITDEETALSLLRKEGDS; encoded by the coding sequence TTGAAAGGGATGAAGAGTATGTCACAGCTGAACTTTGAAGAAAATTTATTAACTAAAGTAGCCTGGTACTATTATAAAGATCAATTAACACAACAAGAGATTGCTTCACTTCTTCATATTTCAAGAAATAAAGTCGTCCGGTTATTAGATAAGGCACGCAGTGAAGGTATCGTTACATTTCACGTAAAAGGAACCGGTTTGCATTGCTTGAGCATTGAACGTGACTTAATGAAAAAGTTCCACTTGAAAGATGCCTTTATTATCCCTACTCCAATAGACAATTATGCTACTTCTCTCGGAAAAGCCGCTGCACAATATTTAGAGACTCATCTCCAACAAGGTGATTTACTCGGCATCGGCTGGGGTGAAACAATAAGTAAAATGCTAGAAAACATTCATTTTGAAAGTTCTATTAATCTTTCATTCGTAACGCTAACAGGCGGAGTAAACCACTATCTTCCAAGAAAACAAAACTATTTACACTACATGCAAGGTGATCTTCATATTATTCCTACTCCTTTTCTAGCATCTTCTACTGAAATGGCACAAAGTATTTTATCAGAACCAAGTGTGAAAGATATGCTTCATGTCGCTTCACTTGCACATACAGCAGTTGTCGGTATTGGCGGGTTATCTCAAGACGCTACGATTGTAAAAGAAGAAAAATTAACGCTACGTGAAATGACATATATTCGAAGTCAAAATGGGGCGGGCGATATTTTAGGACAGTTTTATAATACGAATGGTGAGTTATTAGAGCTCTCGCATCATAATCGTCTAATTGGCACACCACTTACGATTCTTCGCAGTATGAAGCATGTCATTGGTGTGGCTGGAGGTACTCAAAAGATAGATGCCATTTATGGGGCTTTAAAAGGGAGATTTATTCATACATTAATTACTGATGAAGAAACTGCGCTCTCCTTATTAAGAAAGGAAGGTGATTCTTAA
- a CDS encoding malate:quinone oxidoreductase gives MSNMQQKTDVILIGAGIMSATLGSLLKELAPEWEIKVFEKLASAGEESSNEWNNAGTGHSALCELNYTSEKSDGSIDISKAVKVNEQFQLSRQFWAYLVKSKLIRNPQDFIMPLPHMSLVQGEKNVEFLKNRFEALSKNPLFQGMEFSDAPETLKKWLPLIMEGRTSNEAMAATKIDSGTDVNFGALTRMLFDYLKTKNVELNYKHSVENIKRTKNGLWEVKVHDMNSGKIEHHTAKFVFIGGGGGSLPLLQKTGIPESKHIGGFPVSGLFMVCKNQKVVEQHHAKVYGKAKVGAPPMSVPHLDTRYIDNKKALLFGPFAGFSPKFLKTGSNLDLIGSVKPNNVLTMLAAGVKEMGLTKYLIQQVMLSHEKRMEELREFIPNAQSEDWDIVVAGQRVQVIKDTDAGGKGTLQFGTEVVSAADGSIAALLGASPGASTAVHVMLEVLEKCFPSRMVEWEEKIKEMIPSYGISLTENPRLFQDLHTSTGRTLGLNEKETVHN, from the coding sequence ATGAGCAACATGCAGCAAAAAACAGACGTTATCTTAATTGGTGCAGGAATTATGAGTGCAACGTTAGGCTCATTACTAAAAGAATTGGCACCAGAATGGGAAATTAAAGTTTTTGAAAAACTCGCAAGTGCCGGGGAAGAAAGCTCTAACGAATGGAATAATGCAGGTACAGGGCATTCTGCGCTATGCGAACTGAACTATACTTCCGAAAAATCTGACGGATCTATAGATATTAGTAAGGCTGTAAAAGTGAATGAGCAATTCCAGCTTTCAAGACAATTTTGGGCATATCTTGTAAAGAGCAAATTAATTCGTAATCCACAAGATTTTATTATGCCACTACCTCATATGAGTTTAGTACAAGGGGAAAAAAATGTTGAGTTTCTAAAAAACCGTTTTGAAGCGCTTTCAAAAAATCCGCTGTTTCAAGGAATGGAATTTTCTGATGCTCCTGAAACATTAAAAAAATGGCTTCCACTCATTATGGAAGGCCGCACATCTAATGAAGCGATGGCGGCAACGAAGATTGACTCTGGAACAGATGTTAACTTCGGTGCATTAACACGTATGTTGTTTGATTACTTAAAAACAAAAAATGTCGAGCTAAACTACAAGCATAGTGTCGAAAATATTAAGCGCACGAAAAATGGTTTGTGGGAAGTAAAAGTACACGATATGAATAGTGGTAAAATTGAACATCATACTGCTAAATTCGTCTTTATTGGCGGCGGTGGCGGTAGCCTACCTCTACTTCAAAAGACTGGTATCCCTGAATCAAAGCATATCGGTGGATTCCCGGTAAGTGGACTATTTATGGTATGTAAAAACCAAAAAGTTGTAGAGCAGCATCATGCGAAAGTGTACGGTAAAGCTAAAGTTGGCGCTCCGCCAATGTCTGTACCTCATCTAGATACGAGATATATAGACAATAAAAAAGCTTTACTGTTTGGACCATTCGCAGGCTTTTCACCTAAATTCTTAAAAACTGGCTCAAACCTTGACTTAATCGGTTCTGTAAAACCGAATAACGTCTTAACGATGTTAGCTGCTGGTGTAAAAGAAATGGGACTTACAAAATACTTAATTCAGCAAGTTATGTTATCACACGAAAAACGTATGGAAGAATTACGCGAATTCATTCCGAACGCGCAAAGTGAAGATTGGGATATTGTAGTTGCTGGACAACGTGTACAAGTAATTAAAGATACTGATGCTGGCGGTAAAGGAACACTTCAATTTGGTACAGAAGTAGTAAGTGCAGCTGACGGCTCAATCGCCGCATTACTAGGCGCATCACCAGGTGCTTCTACTGCTGTTCACGTCATGCTTGAAGTATTAGAAAAATGTTTCCCAAGCCGCATGGTAGAATGGGAAGAAAAAATAAAAGAAATGATTCCTTCATATGGCATTTCACTAACTGAAAATCCAAGATTGTTCCAAGATCTTCACACTTCGACTGGTCGTACACTTGGATTAAACGAAAAAGAAACTGTTCATAATTAA
- the lsrK gene encoding autoinducer-2 kinase: MSTLLAFDAGTGSIRAVLFDLHGNQIAVSQKEWVHKTDPRYPGSMNFDVKENWQLVQQCTKEVLQKSNILPSSIQAISATSMREGFVLYDKNGQEIWACANVDGRASAEVSELKEIRSHLEEDLYRKSGQTFSLSALPRLLWIKKHEPDVYNNIHSFTMLNDWILYKLSGVLQIDPSNGCTSGIFDLQNRNWDNDVAKECGITLPFSPKVNEAGTVIGNVTKECAALTGLLEGIPVVAGGGDAQMAALGTGVVKPNQTLICGGSFWQQEVNITESTTDPNAAIRVNCHVVPNLWQYETIAFFPGLVMRWFRDAFCQEEKKFAEKLGVDAYELLEEQAKDVPVGSYGIIPTFSNVMNYISWRHAAPSFLNLSLDADKCGKKEMFRAIEENAAFVTLGNLKLIENLTGTFPSEVVFAGGAAKGKLWPQILSDVLGIPVKVPVVKEAAALGTAIAAGVGAGIYSSMEETAEQFVQWENTFEPITENHELYKEFYETWKTVYSSQLALADKGLTTHMWIAPGAL; encoded by the coding sequence ATGTCTACTTTATTAGCTTTCGATGCTGGTACAGGAAGCATACGAGCTGTTCTCTTTGATTTACATGGCAATCAAATTGCAGTAAGCCAAAAAGAATGGGTTCATAAAACTGATCCTCGTTACCCCGGTTCTATGAATTTTGATGTAAAAGAAAACTGGCAACTTGTACAACAGTGTACGAAAGAAGTTCTGCAAAAAAGTAATATACTTCCCTCTTCTATTCAAGCTATTAGCGCTACAAGTATGCGAGAAGGTTTTGTTTTATATGATAAAAATGGGCAAGAAATATGGGCATGTGCAAATGTTGATGGCCGTGCATCCGCTGAAGTTAGTGAGCTAAAAGAAATCCGCTCACATCTTGAAGAAGATTTATACAGAAAATCTGGGCAAACTTTTTCATTGAGTGCTTTACCACGTCTACTTTGGATTAAAAAACATGAACCAGACGTCTACAACAATATTCACTCCTTTACGATGTTAAATGATTGGATTTTGTATAAATTAAGCGGCGTACTGCAAATCGACCCTTCCAACGGTTGTACGTCCGGAATCTTTGATTTACAAAATAGAAATTGGGATAACGATGTCGCTAAAGAATGTGGTATAACGTTGCCATTTTCACCAAAAGTAAATGAAGCTGGCACTGTGATTGGTAATGTTACAAAAGAGTGTGCAGCACTAACTGGTTTACTTGAAGGGATTCCTGTCGTCGCTGGCGGCGGTGATGCTCAAATGGCAGCACTCGGGACTGGAGTCGTAAAGCCAAATCAAACTTTAATATGCGGCGGCAGCTTTTGGCAACAGGAAGTGAATATTACAGAGTCAACAACGGATCCAAATGCTGCAATTCGAGTAAATTGTCACGTCGTTCCGAACCTTTGGCAATATGAAACGATTGCCTTTTTCCCTGGCCTCGTTATGCGTTGGTTTCGAGACGCTTTTTGCCAAGAAGAAAAAAAGTTCGCTGAAAAACTCGGTGTAGACGCTTATGAATTATTAGAAGAACAAGCGAAAGACGTACCTGTAGGTTCATATGGTATTATCCCTACTTTTTCAAACGTTATGAACTACATTTCTTGGCGTCATGCCGCACCTTCATTCTTAAATTTAAGTTTAGACGCTGACAAATGCGGAAAAAAGGAAATGTTCCGTGCTATTGAAGAAAATGCGGCCTTCGTTACACTTGGAAACTTAAAACTAATTGAAAATCTTACTGGTACATTCCCTTCTGAAGTTGTTTTTGCTGGCGGTGCGGCTAAAGGGAAACTATGGCCACAAATTCTATCAGACGTACTCGGCATACCTGTAAAAGTACCAGTTGTGAAAGAAGCAGCTGCTTTAGGAACTGCGATTGCTGCTGGAGTTGGCGCTGGCATATATTCATCTATGGAAGAGACTGCCGAACAATTTGTACAGTGGGAAAATACATTTGAACCAATCACTGAAAATCACGAGCTATACAAGGAATTCTATGAAACATGGAAAACCGTGTATAGCAGTCAGCTCGCTTTAGCTGACAAAGGACTTACAACACATATGTGGATTGCACCTGGTGCACTGTAA
- the lsrB gene encoding autoinducer 2 ABC transporter substrate-binding protein LsrB: MKRKLGIVLIVCICLIGLIACSSQTADKKKADDVKFAFIPKLTGVGFFTSGGEGAKEMGEKLGVQVKYDGPSEASVSGQVKYINNFINQNYDALMVSSTSVDGLSQSLQRAKKKGMTVLTWDSDVNPKDRSFYISQGTPDQLANLLIEMTSKQIGDKGKVAFFYSSPTVTDQNQWVTKAKEIIKKKYPNWEIITTQYGENNAQKSLSVGENILKTYPDINAVICPDATALPAMAQAAENLKMDKKVVVTGFSTPNVMRDYVKRGTVQQFGLWDVKQQGALATYVANEIVVKGKKLKVGDSFEVKGIGKVKVEPNSIQGYDYEAEGNGIIVLPERVVFMKDNIDKYNF; this comes from the coding sequence ATGAAGAGAAAACTAGGGATTGTATTGATTGTATGTATTTGTTTAATTGGTTTAATCGCTTGTTCCAGTCAAACGGCAGATAAGAAAAAAGCTGATGATGTGAAATTTGCATTTATCCCGAAGTTAACTGGAGTTGGCTTCTTTACATCGGGAGGTGAAGGAGCAAAGGAGATGGGAGAGAAGCTAGGCGTACAAGTGAAATATGATGGGCCGTCTGAAGCGAGTGTATCAGGGCAAGTAAAGTATATAAATAATTTTATTAACCAAAACTATGATGCACTTATGGTTTCCTCTACATCAGTTGATGGTTTATCGCAATCATTGCAACGTGCTAAGAAAAAAGGAATGACCGTCTTAACGTGGGATTCTGATGTGAATCCGAAAGACCGTTCCTTTTATATCAGCCAAGGAACACCAGACCAACTTGCTAACTTATTAATTGAAATGACTTCTAAGCAAATTGGAGATAAAGGAAAAGTAGCCTTCTTTTACTCTAGCCCAACAGTAACAGATCAAAACCAATGGGTAACGAAAGCGAAAGAAATTATTAAAAAGAAATATCCGAACTGGGAAATTATAACGACGCAGTACGGTGAAAATAATGCACAAAAATCTTTATCTGTAGGGGAGAACATATTAAAAACGTATCCAGATATTAACGCAGTTATTTGTCCAGATGCAACAGCACTCCCAGCCATGGCGCAAGCAGCTGAAAACTTAAAAATGGATAAAAAAGTAGTGGTAACTGGATTTTCTACACCGAACGTTATGCGTGATTATGTAAAACGAGGAACAGTACAACAATTCGGATTATGGGATGTCAAACAGCAAGGTGCGTTGGCAACTTATGTAGCAAATGAAATTGTTGTAAAAGGAAAGAAGTTAAAAGTAGGGGATAGCTTTGAAGTAAAAGGAATCGGAAAAGTGAAAGTAGAGCCAAACTCCATTCAAGGATATGATTATGAGGCAGAAGGAAACGGAATTATCGTATTGCCAGAACGAGTTGTATTTATGAAAGATAATATTGATAAGTATAATTTTTAA
- a CDS encoding DUF2332 domain-containing protein — protein sequence MRTKEQISNLFRNFSIKECTGSSDLYEYLSMKIAEDEEVLTLSFYAQAGQPVPNLLLGAVHYLLLAGKEHHLKTYYSSLVENADTNLDKAFDHFKDFCKEYREDIITLLQTKLVQTNEVRRCAYLYPSFCYIFNKVKKPLALIEIGTSSGLQLFWDQYRYSYGTDEMYGNINSNVHVTSEIRGENVPRFLKESPSVVERIGLDLHVNDLHNEEDYLWLRALIWPEHKERLEMFDQAASLVKNESVQFIEGDGVELLSSIIEQISEEAVICIFHTHVANQIPEQVKHKLEKQIQEIGAKRDVFHLYNNMWDRDLHIDYYINGNEYRETVGETEGHGKWFRWKIGNETLI from the coding sequence ATGCGTACAAAAGAACAAATTTCAAACTTATTTCGAAACTTCTCAATAAAGGAATGTACAGGGTCAAGTGATTTATATGAATATTTATCAATGAAAATTGCTGAAGATGAGGAAGTACTTACACTATCGTTCTATGCTCAAGCAGGTCAACCAGTCCCAAACTTATTATTAGGTGCAGTACATTATTTATTATTAGCAGGGAAAGAACATCATTTAAAAACGTATTATAGTAGTTTAGTTGAAAATGCTGATACAAATTTAGATAAAGCTTTTGATCATTTTAAAGATTTCTGTAAAGAGTACCGAGAAGACATCATTACATTGTTACAAACAAAACTCGTTCAAACGAATGAAGTAAGACGGTGTGCATACTTATACCCAAGTTTCTGCTACATATTTAACAAAGTGAAGAAGCCGTTAGCGTTAATTGAAATTGGGACAAGTTCTGGGTTACAACTGTTCTGGGACCAATATCGTTATTCGTACGGAACGGATGAAATGTACGGAAATATAAATTCAAATGTGCATGTAACTTCTGAAATAAGAGGAGAGAATGTGCCGCGTTTTCTAAAAGAAAGCCCATCTGTCGTAGAAAGAATCGGACTGGACTTACATGTGAATGATTTACATAATGAGGAAGATTATTTATGGTTACGTGCTTTAATTTGGCCAGAACATAAAGAAAGGCTTGAGATGTTTGATCAAGCTGCATCTTTAGTGAAAAATGAATCTGTCCAATTCATAGAAGGAGACGGTGTAGAGCTATTATCATCTATTATTGAACAAATAAGTGAAGAAGCTGTTATTTGTATTTTCCATACACACGTCGCAAATCAAATACCAGAACAAGTAAAACATAAGTTAGAAAAACAAATACAAGAAATTGGCGCAAAACGTGATGTATTCCACCTTTATAACAACATGTGGGATCGTGACCTTCATATTGATTATTATATTAACGGAAACGAATATCGTGAAACGGTTGGAGAAACAGAAGGGCATGGGAAATGGTTTAGATGGAAGATTGGAAATGAGACGCTTATTTAG
- a CDS encoding ABC transporter permease — protein sequence MKYLYRWEGVLIVLLLIEFILFSFINSDFLNISNLLFSTNDFLFIAIAAIPMTFVIVTGGIDVSVGSIMGLTSILIGVLWMNGIPILFAVIIALIISCLAGALNGLIIKMTDVEPLVVTLGTMFLYGGIALVISGGAGASGYEGISGLPDTFVQLANGSFIGIPNLLWLLIVLTVLYTVLFHRTIYGRHVKLTGANENTAKYTGIKTKKVVIIAYILSGLGGGLGGAFLTAYFGSARADMGNETILPIITAVVLGGTLITGGKGSIIGTVLASIFIGLMQYGLQMTGLTNEQSNVVIGMILILSVIMRHFKLHQFLAGKRRNLHKGEMS from the coding sequence ATGAAGTATTTATATAGATGGGAAGGGGTTCTAATTGTATTACTTCTTATAGAATTCATCCTTTTTAGTTTTATAAATAGTGATTTCTTAAATATTAGTAATCTCCTTTTTAGTACAAATGATTTCCTATTTATCGCAATTGCGGCGATACCAATGACTTTCGTTATTGTAACAGGAGGAATTGATGTATCGGTCGGATCAATAATGGGGCTCACTTCGATCTTGATTGGTGTACTTTGGATGAACGGAATACCTATTTTGTTTGCTGTCATAATCGCCCTAATAATTAGTTGTTTAGCAGGCGCTTTAAACGGACTCATTATAAAAATGACGGATGTAGAACCACTCGTCGTTACACTCGGAACGATGTTTTTATACGGAGGAATTGCACTCGTCATTTCAGGAGGAGCAGGTGCTTCTGGGTATGAAGGAATAAGCGGTTTACCTGACACATTTGTACAACTGGCAAACGGTAGTTTTATAGGAATACCGAATTTATTATGGCTACTGATCGTATTAACAGTTTTATATACTGTATTATTTCACCGAACTATATACGGGCGCCATGTAAAATTAACAGGAGCGAACGAAAATACAGCAAAATACACCGGGATTAAAACGAAAAAAGTAGTCATTATCGCTTACATACTTTCTGGGTTAGGAGGTGGATTAGGAGGTGCTTTCTTAACCGCATATTTTGGTTCCGCACGTGCTGATATGGGAAATGAAACAATTTTACCAATCATTACAGCAGTCGTATTAGGCGGGACACTTATTACGGGAGGAAAAGGAAGTATTATTGGTACTGTACTAGCGAGTATTTTTATTGGGCTCATGCAGTATGGTTTGCAAATGACGGGTTTAACAAATGAACAATCCAACGTAGTAATTGGTATGATTCTTATTCTTTCAGTTATTATGAGACATTTCAAATTACATCAATTCTTAGCAGGGAAAAGACGAAATTTGCATAAGGGGGAAATGTCATGA
- a CDS encoding TetR/AcrR family transcriptional regulator codes for MGKLTAREKVMEAATLLFGEKGYTATTIREVAEKAGVNELTIFRNFKNKENLFRESIILRTTPVALLDEIEEQFTGDLHKDLTKVAETYIQINLPKLNYIWAALIESRQNSEMKALLHELNSHLVNHLEKYLKQLGEKGHISTCNYRLIANMFYGQLFLYIMNVSISEEEIQLEEYIETCVNLFVSGILNQ; via the coding sequence ATGGGGAAATTAACAGCACGAGAAAAAGTTATGGAAGCTGCTACGTTATTGTTTGGTGAAAAAGGATATACAGCGACAACAATTCGTGAAGTAGCAGAAAAAGCAGGGGTAAACGAGTTAACGATATTTCGTAATTTTAAAAATAAGGAAAATCTTTTTAGGGAGAGCATTATATTACGTACGACACCAGTGGCTTTGTTAGATGAAATAGAAGAGCAGTTTACTGGTGATTTACATAAGGATTTGACGAAAGTGGCGGAAACATACATTCAAATCAATTTGCCAAAGCTAAATTATATTTGGGCTGCGCTAATAGAATCAAGACAAAATAGTGAAATGAAAGCATTACTACATGAGTTGAATTCACATCTAGTGAACCACTTAGAAAAATATTTAAAGCAACTTGGTGAGAAGGGACACATTTCTACCTGTAATTACCGTTTGATAGCGAATATGTTTTATGGACAATTGTTTTTATACATTATGAATGTAAGTATATCGGAAGAAGAAATTCAATTAGAAGAGTATATAGAGACATGTGTAAATTTATTTGTGAGTGGCATTTTAAATCAATAA
- a CDS encoding sugar ABC transporter ATP-binding protein, which translates to MENVPLLQLKKMSKAFSNQLVLKEVNLQVEHGDIYALVGGNGAGKSTLMKILTGLYSYDDGEMYVKGMKQQFSNPSEAHRKGIYLIPQEPLIFPHMTIEENICIGLKEKKKKLRVQIQQLINSLGWDIDLYELGASLSIAQQQLVEIVRGLIREAEILILDEPTSTLTTHEIKSLFVLMKSLQEKGIGMIYITHRFPEIFEIANKVAILRDGMIVSQGDVCDYTYDMLMEGLLPKGYKQKEKIEVVQETARTKKILEVVDINGHAFKNISFTVHAGEVVGVAGIIGSGRTELAEAIFGLKTIKSGSILLDGKSIDTCSLHKRLDEGLVYVPEDRARNGIFSIASVKENIAAASLYQNNRFFINQEKESALVNLFIEQFRIVVQNMNEELASLSGGNQQKVVLAKYLACNPKIIILDEPTRGIDAKARLEVYETIEKMKREGLAILFISSDVEEIVQLANRVYVMRNGQFVSHLEKEQISLEEVTRLAYGGVAK; encoded by the coding sequence GTGGAGAATGTGCCCTTATTACAATTGAAGAAAATGAGTAAGGCGTTTTCGAATCAACTTGTGCTAAAGGAAGTGAACTTACAAGTAGAGCATGGTGATATATACGCTTTAGTTGGTGGCAATGGCGCCGGGAAATCGACATTAATGAAAATATTAACGGGGTTATATTCGTATGATGATGGAGAGATGTATGTAAAAGGAATGAAGCAACAGTTTTCAAATCCGTCAGAAGCACATAGAAAAGGTATTTATTTAATACCGCAAGAACCACTCATTTTTCCGCATATGACTATTGAAGAAAATATATGTATCGGGTTAAAAGAAAAGAAAAAGAAACTAAGAGTACAGATTCAGCAATTGATTAACAGTCTAGGGTGGGATATTGACCTTTATGAGTTAGGAGCATCATTATCCATTGCGCAGCAACAGTTAGTAGAAATCGTTAGAGGATTAATAAGAGAAGCTGAGATTCTTATTCTAGATGAGCCAACATCGACATTAACAACACACGAAATTAAGAGTCTTTTTGTGTTGATGAAAAGTTTACAAGAAAAAGGAATTGGGATGATTTATATTACGCATCGTTTTCCAGAAATCTTTGAAATTGCTAACAAAGTAGCAATACTACGTGATGGAATGATTGTAAGCCAAGGTGATGTATGTGACTATACATATGACATGCTAATGGAGGGACTATTGCCAAAAGGATATAAACAGAAGGAGAAAATAGAAGTAGTTCAAGAGACAGCAAGGACGAAAAAAATATTAGAAGTGGTTGATATAAATGGTCACGCATTCAAAAATATATCATTCACTGTACATGCGGGAGAGGTTGTAGGTGTTGCTGGCATTATAGGATCTGGCAGAACGGAATTAGCAGAAGCGATATTTGGATTGAAAACTATAAAATCAGGGTCTATCTTATTAGATGGAAAATCAATTGATACGTGTTCTTTGCATAAAAGGCTAGACGAAGGACTAGTTTATGTGCCAGAGGATAGGGCGAGGAATGGAATTTTCTCAATTGCTTCTGTTAAAGAAAATATTGCAGCAGCAAGTTTATATCAAAATAATCGCTTTTTTATAAATCAAGAAAAAGAAAGCGCTTTAGTTAATTTGTTTATAGAACAATTCCGAATTGTTGTACAGAATATGAATGAAGAACTCGCATCTTTATCGGGAGGTAATCAGCAAAAAGTCGTACTTGCGAAATATCTCGCGTGTAATCCAAAAATCATTATTCTTGATGAACCGACTCGCGGAATTGATGCGAAAGCAAGGCTTGAAGTGTATGAGACGATAGAAAAAATGAAAAGGGAAGGACTCGCCATATTATTCATTTCTTCAGACGTTGAGGAAATTGTCCAATTAGCTAACCGTGTATACGTCATGCGAAATGGTCAATTTGTTTCTCATTTGGAGAAAGAACAAATAAGTTTAGAAGAAGTTACACGTCTTGCATACGGAGGTGTAGCGAAATGA
- a CDS encoding sigma-70 family RNA polymerase sigma factor — protein MDEVQLKEWLYKMESGDQEAFQIIYEYTCKDIYRTVVFLVGSQNQDVDDIVNEVYINMWKSITNYDRNRSFRFWLHGLVVKEVQDWRRKSWRRFRIFEKKKMYEQDRSYIMDEAILHKETRSELVEVVQNLSYKHREVVIMRYFHEYRLDEIAALLQTPIGTVKSRLHTALKRLRMEMEQMPNEREEEVNGF, from the coding sequence TTGGATGAAGTACAATTAAAAGAATGGCTATATAAAATGGAGTCTGGGGACCAAGAAGCCTTTCAGATTATTTATGAATATACATGTAAAGATATTTATAGAACAGTAGTATTTTTAGTAGGAAGTCAAAACCAAGATGTAGACGATATAGTTAATGAAGTGTACATCAACATGTGGAAGTCCATAACAAACTATGATAGGAATCGTTCATTTCGTTTTTGGTTACATGGACTAGTTGTCAAGGAAGTACAGGATTGGCGTCGTAAATCGTGGCGACGATTTCGAATCTTTGAAAAGAAGAAAATGTATGAACAAGATCGGTCTTACATAATGGATGAAGCTATTTTACATAAAGAAACACGAAGTGAATTAGTAGAAGTTGTACAAAATTTATCTTATAAACATCGTGAAGTAGTTATTATGCGTTACTTCCATGAATATAGATTGGATGAAATTGCTGCACTTCTTCAAACCCCTATTGGTACAGTGAAATCTCGACTACACACAGCACTAAAACGATTAAGAATGGAAATGGAGCAAATGCCAAACGAAAGGGAGGAAGAAGTAAATGGATTTTGA
- a CDS encoding ABC transporter permease subunit, producing the protein MKRMYKMHEMSIILLLLIYIAIVGIINPNFVQFNSLSLMMKSSVILVVLAIGQSFVLFTKNIDVSVGSIMGLSAAVCGMLLTNGYNAFMSILAAIMLGAIIGFINGIGVAKFRVPAIIMTLGMLGIVRGAMLIFTGGKWIEDIPNDFKQLSSIIILGLPITVWFVFIILLLLYFFLRKVPLGRYFYAVGDNEDGARLIGIPVNKVKIYAFMISGISAALAGCIFVMNIGFVPNQTGTGLELQVIAAAVLGGIHLKGGTGSIFGAALGALFLETISSSLVFLKIPAFWNNAISGFLLLLIIILDSVMKKWKAKRRMNL; encoded by the coding sequence ATGAAACGTATGTATAAAATGCACGAAATGTCTATCATACTGTTACTACTAATCTATATAGCTATTGTCGGGATAATAAATCCTAATTTTGTTCAGTTTAACTCATTATCATTAATGATGAAATCAAGCGTTATTTTAGTCGTTCTAGCAATTGGCCAATCGTTCGTTTTATTTACGAAAAATATAGACGTATCAGTTGGCTCAATTATGGGATTAAGCGCGGCAGTTTGCGGGATGTTGTTAACGAACGGGTATAATGCATTCATGTCAATTCTTGCTGCGATAATGCTTGGTGCTATTATCGGTTTCATAAACGGGATTGGCGTTGCAAAGTTTCGGGTACCAGCCATTATTATGACATTAGGCATGTTAGGAATTGTTAGAGGTGCAATGTTAATTTTCACAGGCGGGAAGTGGATTGAAGATATTCCAAACGATTTTAAGCAGCTGTCATCTATCATCATTCTTGGTTTACCTATAACTGTATGGTTCGTTTTTATTATTTTACTACTACTATACTTTTTTTTAAGAAAAGTGCCATTGGGAAGATACTTTTATGCAGTAGGTGATAATGAAGATGGCGCGAGGCTTATTGGTATACCTGTTAATAAAGTGAAGATATATGCGTTTATGATTTCAGGCATAAGCGCTGCGCTCGCTGGTTGCATATTTGTTATGAATATCGGGTTCGTCCCAAATCAAACAGGTACAGGATTAGAATTACAAGTAATCGCAGCCGCTGTACTAGGAGGAATTCATTTAAAAGGAGGAACAGGTTCTATATTTGGAGCTGCATTAGGAGCGTTATTTTTAGAAACAATAAGCAGCTCACTCGTCTTTTTAAAAATACCAGCATTTTGGAATAATGCCATTTCAGGTTTTTTATTATTACTCATCATCATATTAGATAGTGTTATGAAAAAGTGGAAGGCAAAAAGGAGGATGAATCTATGA